A portion of the Edaphobacter lichenicola genome contains these proteins:
- the folK gene encoding 2-amino-4-hydroxy-6-hydroxymethyldihydropteridine diphosphokinase: protein MRSLAAIGCGSNLESTFGDREANLQEAIRLIRPLGEVRAVSSFYDTEPVGLLAQPRFLNGALLLETDLEPLALLRELLAVERAMGRDRVGAVAKGPRVIDLDLLLYADREWGDVVMETEELTLPHPAMQERRFVLEPLKEIAPEWVHPVLGLTVGEMLERICG from the coding sequence ATGAGATCGCTGGCCGCCATCGGTTGCGGATCGAATCTGGAATCTACCTTTGGGGATCGTGAGGCAAACCTGCAGGAGGCGATCCGGCTGATTCGTCCTTTGGGTGAAGTAAGAGCAGTTTCGTCGTTTTATGACACGGAGCCGGTGGGCCTTCTGGCCCAGCCACGATTTCTAAATGGAGCGTTGTTGCTGGAGACCGATCTGGAGCCGTTAGCGCTGTTGCGGGAGTTGCTCGCAGTGGAGCGGGCGATGGGACGGGACCGGGTTGGTGCCGTGGCGAAGGGGCCGCGGGTTATCGATCTTGATCTGCTGCTTTACGCCGATCGAGAGTGGGGCGATGTGGTGATGGAGACAGAGGAGCTGACGTTGCCGCATCCTGCAATGCAGGAGCGCCGCTTTGTGCTTGAGCCGCTCAAGGAGATTGCGCCGGAGTGGGTGCATCCGGTGCTGGGATTGACGGTGGGAGAGATGCTGGAGCGGATTTGCGGGTAG
- a CDS encoding amidohydrolase yields the protein MRKAFLSLSIFCLSVCAFAQQRNPDLILLNGKIFTSVAAHPYVEALAIRGDRIVATGDTATIRAMAGPTTRQIDLHGGTAIPGINDAHHHFSLGTPEVDVDLQSPDPTWAQAKEGITAAIAKNPPNSLISVTIGFISVTIGFKIFGDPSIDRNALDQLAPHNPVSLTTFTGHATILNTAGLRFYNIADNQPDPLGGRFERDAKGRLTGTIREYALLNMERAAADRVPEAAAVAQIRQQLEEEAKYGVTSVQELAVLIPPARAVSLLEAAPTRIRVRIVRMPGTTTTARNTDEGKGVPAHPSTLITVNGSKWLADGVGVEGTFTPRGEWKLPAKLPFDAIFGDLPLEFPKAEYPAMLQESITNNDQLLLHMSGNRSVATVLDAIDASGGSKVWNGRRLRFEHGDGIFPDQFARIKQDGIVVIQNPLHLAPFLPPGVVPFEKAQPLKSLLDAGIPLALGSDGPVNPYLDIMFATNPGNRPSEAITREQAVIAYTLTSAYAEFQEKEKGTLEPGKLADIAVLSQDIFSVPVPALPKTESVMTIVGGKIVYEAPAKN from the coding sequence ATGAGGAAGGCATTTCTTTCCCTCAGCATCTTCTGTCTCTCCGTCTGCGCCTTCGCACAACAACGCAATCCCGACCTCATCCTCCTCAACGGAAAAATCTTCACCAGCGTAGCCGCTCATCCCTACGTCGAAGCGCTCGCCATCCGCGGAGATCGCATCGTCGCAACTGGCGACACCGCCACAATTCGAGCAATGGCAGGGCCAACGACCCGTCAGATCGATCTTCACGGCGGCACTGCGATTCCCGGCATCAACGACGCTCACCATCACTTCTCGTTAGGCACTCCTGAAGTCGACGTCGATCTCCAGTCACCCGACCCCACATGGGCACAGGCCAAAGAAGGCATCACGGCCGCCATCGCGAAGAACCCTCCCAACAGCCTCATTTCCGTCACAATCGGCTTCATTTCCGTCACAATCGGCTTCAAGATCTTCGGAGACCCATCCATCGACCGCAACGCGCTGGATCAACTCGCCCCACACAATCCCGTTTCGCTGACAACCTTCACGGGCCACGCCACAATTCTCAACACCGCCGGCCTGCGCTTCTACAACATCGCCGACAACCAACCCGACCCGTTAGGCGGCCGCTTCGAACGCGATGCAAAAGGCCGTCTCACCGGCACCATACGCGAATACGCCCTCCTCAACATGGAGCGCGCCGCCGCCGACCGTGTTCCCGAAGCCGCAGCCGTCGCACAAATCCGCCAGCAATTAGAAGAAGAAGCGAAGTACGGCGTCACATCCGTCCAGGAGCTCGCTGTCCTCATTCCCCCAGCGCGCGCCGTCTCACTCCTCGAAGCTGCACCAACGCGAATCCGCGTACGCATCGTGCGCATGCCCGGAACAACCACAACGGCCCGCAACACCGATGAAGGAAAGGGTGTACCCGCGCACCCATCAACCCTCATCACCGTCAACGGGTCAAAGTGGCTGGCCGACGGCGTAGGCGTCGAAGGCACCTTCACGCCACGCGGAGAATGGAAACTCCCCGCAAAGCTCCCGTTCGACGCCATATTCGGCGACCTGCCGCTCGAGTTCCCCAAAGCCGAGTACCCAGCCATGCTGCAGGAATCGATAACGAACAACGACCAGTTACTGTTACATATGTCGGGCAATCGCTCCGTCGCAACGGTTCTCGATGCCATCGACGCATCCGGAGGCAGCAAGGTGTGGAACGGCCGCCGTCTGCGCTTTGAACACGGCGACGGAATCTTCCCCGACCAGTTTGCCCGCATCAAGCAGGACGGCATCGTCGTAATCCAAAACCCTCTCCATCTGGCGCCCTTCTTACCACCGGGCGTCGTGCCGTTTGAAAAAGCCCAGCCGCTAAAGTCTCTACTAGACGCAGGCATCCCATTAGCCCTCGGTTCAGATGGGCCGGTCAATCCTTACCTCGATATCATGTTCGCGACCAACCCAGGCAATCGCCCCTCAGAGGCCATCACCCGCGAACAGGCTGTCATCGCCTACACCCTCACCTCTGCCTACGCGGAGTTTCAGGAGAAAGAGAAAGGCACTCTTGAACCCGGCAAACTTGCCGATATCGCGGTCTTATCTCAGGACATCTTCTCTGTCCCCGTTCCAGCGCTGCCCAAAACCGAATCAGTCATGACCATCGTAGGCGGCAAGATCGTGTACGAAGCCCCAGCAAAAAACTGA
- a CDS encoding Maf family protein, whose translation MLILASASPRRHELLTQAGLEFKITAANLNEDLLENEPAAAYVQRLSEEKAQAVWNLHESLDTPEDPLVVLGADTCVVVDGQILGKPTDTADARRMLTLLSGRTHVVLTGIAVVTGTKVLRDLDITQVTFNCVTDSEIAQYIVSGEPLDKAGAYAIQGYAARWIPRIEGCYFNVVGLPIARTIALLAEAESGAPSTLVES comes from the coding sequence ATGCTCATCCTAGCCTCCGCTTCGCCTCGCCGCCACGAACTGCTCACACAAGCCGGTCTCGAATTCAAAATTACCGCCGCCAATCTAAATGAGGATCTGCTCGAGAACGAACCCGCTGCCGCCTATGTCCAACGACTCTCAGAGGAGAAGGCCCAGGCAGTCTGGAATCTTCACGAATCGTTAGACACCCCGGAGGATCCGCTCGTCGTTCTTGGTGCGGACACCTGCGTTGTGGTCGACGGCCAGATACTGGGCAAGCCCACCGATACAGCCGACGCTCGCAGGATGTTAACGCTGCTAAGCGGACGAACCCACGTGGTGTTGACCGGCATTGCCGTCGTCACTGGCACAAAAGTACTTCGCGATCTCGACATCACACAAGTCACCTTCAACTGCGTCACCGATTCGGAGATTGCGCAGTACATCGTTAGCGGCGAGCCACTCGACAAAGCCGGTGCTTATGCGATTCAGGGCTATGCGGCGCGCTGGATTCCGCGAATTGAAGGCTGCTACTTCAATGTCGTCGGGCTGCCAATCGCACGGACGATCGCTCTTTTGGCAGAGGCCGAGTCAGGCGCGCCATCTACGCTTGTCGAATCGTAA
- a CDS encoding D-hexose-6-phosphate mutarotase — protein sequence MDLAQLNEHFGLPGVLAFDATASGLIKAEITTPQAKATVYLQGAHLTAWEPAGQQPVIFTSRKTELAPGKAIRGGIPVCFPWFAARHDGKTGPSHGFGRIQDWTLAFAALAGNDIHLTFTLGPTEMSRGLGFDHFRLAYQLIIGQTLTMQLTVANDGAPPLLFEEALHTYYKVADVHEITVAGLEGVTYLDKNDLLQAKKQDGAISITAPTDRVYLNTTATCVIHDTMSKRRIHVAKTNSNTTVVWNPWESGAKKLADMDPSEWHEFVAVETVNAAEDTITLAPGASHTMQAHISVEGIPA from the coding sequence ATGGATCTCGCCCAGCTCAACGAACACTTCGGCCTTCCTGGCGTTCTTGCATTTGACGCCACTGCGTCTGGTCTTATCAAAGCTGAGATTACGACTCCGCAAGCTAAGGCCACCGTGTACTTGCAAGGCGCCCATCTGACAGCTTGGGAGCCCGCAGGCCAGCAGCCCGTGATCTTTACGAGCCGCAAGACGGAGCTCGCACCTGGCAAAGCGATTCGCGGCGGCATCCCGGTCTGTTTTCCCTGGTTTGCGGCGCGTCACGATGGCAAAACCGGGCCGTCGCATGGCTTTGGCCGCATTCAGGACTGGACACTCGCCTTCGCTGCACTCGCCGGGAATGACATCCACCTTACCTTCACGCTAGGCCCAACCGAGATGAGCCGAGGATTGGGCTTCGATCACTTTCGACTGGCCTATCAGCTCATCATCGGTCAAACCTTGACCATGCAACTGACAGTGGCCAATGATGGCGCGCCGCCCCTCCTCTTTGAGGAAGCTCTCCACACCTACTACAAAGTCGCCGATGTTCACGAAATAACTGTTGCCGGCCTCGAAGGCGTGACTTACCTGGATAAAAATGACCTTCTGCAGGCAAAGAAACAGGATGGAGCGATTTCGATTACAGCCCCAACGGACCGCGTCTACCTGAACACAACGGCCACCTGCGTCATTCACGACACGATGAGCAAACGACGGATTCACGTGGCGAAGACGAACTCAAACACCACGGTCGTCTGGAATCCGTGGGAGTCCGGCGCGAAGAAGCTGGCGGATATGGATCCAAGCGAATGGCATGAGTTTGTTGCCGTCGAAACCGTCAACGCAGCGGAAGATACCATCACGCTTGCTCCCGGCGCGAGCCACACGATGCAGGCTCACATCTCGGTGGAAGGCATTCCAGCTTAG
- the lpxC gene encoding UDP-3-O-acyl-N-acetylglucosamine deacetylase: MALEAHYEQTIRSEIEFGGIGLHSGAPVLMRLIPAPAGSGIVFRRTDLDNFEIAAVGRNVAKVSYATSLMRQSVLISTTEHLLSALIGFGVDNVIVEVDNLEVPILDGSALPYVQAFHSVGLKQQRRRREYLKILKEVEVRDGTKFIGVYPGSGYRIQYTIDFPQPIGYETFTGDLATGDYVKFIAPARTFGFKEDEPMLRDMGLIRGVSNESAIILSRQGIENGPLRFDDEFVRHKVLDLIGDLALAGRRIQGRVVAERAGHAMHTALVQRLMRDRSAWELAHGYDEVAEPVSVVGGLQPATAS, translated from the coding sequence GTGGCATTGGAAGCTCATTATGAGCAGACAATTCGATCCGAAATAGAGTTTGGCGGCATTGGCTTGCATAGCGGCGCTCCAGTGCTCATGCGGCTCATCCCTGCTCCTGCAGGATCCGGCATCGTCTTTCGACGCACTGACTTAGACAACTTTGAGATTGCTGCGGTAGGGCGTAACGTTGCCAAGGTGAGCTACGCAACGAGCCTGATGCGGCAGAGCGTGCTTATCTCTACCACCGAGCATCTCCTTTCCGCATTAATCGGCTTTGGCGTTGATAACGTGATCGTTGAGGTCGACAATCTTGAGGTGCCGATTCTGGACGGGAGCGCTTTGCCCTATGTGCAAGCTTTTCATTCTGTGGGGCTTAAGCAGCAAAGACGCCGGCGCGAATACTTAAAGATTTTGAAAGAGGTCGAGGTGCGGGACGGCACCAAGTTTATTGGTGTGTACCCGGGGTCGGGATATCGTATCCAATATACAATCGACTTCCCGCAACCTATTGGCTATGAGACATTTACAGGTGATCTGGCCACTGGGGACTATGTAAAATTTATTGCACCAGCTCGGACTTTCGGTTTTAAAGAAGATGAGCCTATGTTGCGGGATATGGGGCTGATTCGTGGGGTTTCGAATGAGAGCGCGATTATTCTCTCCCGGCAAGGTATTGAAAATGGACCACTTCGCTTTGACGACGAGTTTGTGAGGCACAAGGTTCTGGATTTAATTGGGGATCTTGCGCTGGCGGGGCGGAGGATTCAGGGTCGGGTGGTTGCGGAGAGAGCAGGGCATGCTATGCATACTGCTCTTGTGCAAAGACTTATGCGTGATCGCTCAGCTTGGGAGCTGGCCCACGGCTACGACGAAGTGGCAGAACCGGTGAGCGTGGTCGGAGGACTGCAACCGGCTACGGCATCGTAA
- a CDS encoding NIPSNAP family protein, protein MTTSLAASAIALSNQATAQTGSARPREYYEIRKYHLQTGPQIKITESYISDALIPALNRLGIAPVGAFHLDIGPETPTLYLLLPSTKLEVLVTAELQLAHDESFMKVAEPFWNAPATAPAFQRIESSLLIAFEGWPKLTPPAATAAHGKRIFQLRTYESPSSQAHVRKVEMFHHGEFEIFQSAGFGQVFYGDTLMGPRMPNLTYMLSFADMADLNAKWDVFRSDPAWNKLKSSPRYNFEEIVSNISNLILSPTTYSQI, encoded by the coding sequence TTGACTACATCTCTAGCAGCATCTGCGATTGCTTTATCGAATCAAGCCACAGCGCAGACTGGGTCTGCGCGGCCCCGCGAATACTACGAGATCCGCAAATATCATCTGCAGACCGGACCACAGATTAAGATCACCGAAAGCTACATATCGGACGCTTTGATCCCCGCACTGAATCGACTCGGCATTGCGCCTGTCGGAGCCTTTCACCTCGACATCGGTCCAGAGACGCCGACACTGTACCTCTTGCTGCCAAGCACCAAACTCGAAGTATTGGTTACGGCTGAGCTGCAACTGGCGCATGACGAGTCGTTTATGAAAGTTGCCGAGCCATTCTGGAATGCGCCTGCAACCGCTCCAGCGTTTCAAAGGATTGAAAGCTCGCTCCTGATTGCATTCGAAGGTTGGCCGAAGTTGACTCCGCCAGCCGCGACTGCAGCCCACGGCAAGAGAATCTTCCAACTCCGTACCTACGAAAGCCCCAGCAGTCAGGCGCACGTCCGCAAGGTTGAGATGTTTCACCATGGAGAGTTCGAAATCTTTCAGAGTGCAGGTTTTGGCCAGGTCTTTTATGGCGACACCTTGATGGGCCCTCGAATGCCGAACCTCACCTATATGCTCAGCTTCGCCGATATGGCCGACCTCAACGCGAAATGGGATGTCTTCCGCTCAGACCCCGCCTGGAACAAGCTAAAAAGCTCACCGCGGTACAACTTCGAAGAGATTGTAAGTAATATATCGAACCTGATACTGAGCCCAACCACCTACTCGCAGATCTGA
- a CDS encoding CADD family putative folate metabolism protein: MSLTISRNAGFWSRFEERVAPFNLLQHPFYQAWSKGELTREDLREYAAEYWHHVSAFPTYLSSLHSRLPDGEMRREVLRNLAEEEGVDAAAARPHSDLWMDFAAGMGASRGEVEGRAVQPEMTALMTTFRELMQEEKASAAMAALYAYESKVPAIATTKAEGLAEHYGTEGAAARYFTLHQTADVAHASVWRELIDKQLANAPEDEEAVLAAGERAAKALWVALDGVERQRTSIN; the protein is encoded by the coding sequence ATGTCTTTGACGATTTCGAGGAATGCTGGGTTTTGGAGCCGTTTCGAGGAGCGCGTTGCGCCGTTCAACCTGTTGCAGCACCCGTTTTATCAGGCGTGGTCGAAGGGTGAGCTGACGCGTGAGGATTTACGGGAATATGCTGCGGAGTATTGGCACCATGTGTCGGCGTTTCCGACTTATCTGAGCTCACTGCACTCGCGGCTGCCGGATGGAGAGATGCGGCGTGAGGTGTTGCGCAATCTTGCCGAGGAAGAGGGCGTGGATGCTGCTGCGGCTCGTCCGCATAGCGATCTTTGGATGGACTTTGCTGCAGGGATGGGAGCTTCGCGTGGTGAGGTGGAAGGGCGTGCTGTGCAGCCTGAGATGACGGCGCTGATGACGACCTTTCGCGAGTTGATGCAGGAGGAGAAGGCGTCGGCGGCGATGGCGGCGTTGTATGCGTATGAGTCGAAGGTGCCGGCGATTGCGACGACCAAGGCTGAAGGTCTGGCGGAGCACTATGGGACCGAGGGTGCGGCGGCGCGTTATTTCACGCTGCACCAGACGGCAGATGTTGCGCACGCGAGTGTCTGGCGCGAGCTGATCGATAAGCAGCTGGCGAATGCTCCTGAGGATGAGGAGGCTGTGCTTGCTGCCGGTGAGCGCGCGGCGAAGGCGCTTTGGGTTGCGCTCGATGGCGTGGAGCGGCAGCGGACCTCGATCAACTAG
- a CDS encoding AI-2E family transporter, producing the protein MSAARPTEFSKLEPLLLLSVTVLILYFARDLLVPLTFALTLAFLLAPAVARLETRRVPRVLAVALVGILAFSLIGGVGYVVARQLLNVARSLPDYHLKIQQKMSTVHSSTEQSFEKAIIAFEDIGDDFITSAFTPAAAGNNQQTPTQIQPVRIIDPDRSQLQATAELLMRFLRPIGTVGVVIVFTIYLLMKREDLRHRILLLAGMGRISLMTQALQEAATRISQYLFFQAAVNASYGILFGSGLYLIGVPDATLWGVLAGILRVVPYVGTATSLALPLIVSVAVSSSWLPPILILALFLALELSATNFVEPWLYSSRTGISSLALLAMAIFWALLWGWPGLILSTPLTVCIVVIGRHVPQMSFLHTLLGTDAELSTEAHFYERLLAMDQREAHAIATQFLEGKPLVELYDAVLIPALSLVEQDRHQGNLDDVRCNFFFLSIGELVSELTDYKQKLPANSIAVTPYPSRSVKAQEFAVVCISASDQADELTAQMLVQLMERSNHQTLLLSANSVSTEILDSLAEESNTVIFISALPPFAFSQARAICQRVRAHLPNNRIVIGLWNTTNDPDQTPEQTIERFGSGKPTVVVNTLAQALQQVAQWHQPFSGFYSIQR; encoded by the coding sequence ATGTCCGCCGCGCGACCCACCGAGTTCTCCAAACTTGAACCGCTTCTCCTCCTTTCGGTCACTGTACTCATCCTCTACTTCGCGCGGGATCTCCTTGTCCCTCTTACCTTCGCGCTCACGTTGGCATTTCTATTGGCCCCCGCCGTCGCCCGCCTTGAAACCAGGCGAGTCCCCCGCGTCCTTGCCGTCGCGCTCGTCGGCATCCTCGCCTTCTCCTTAATCGGCGGAGTAGGCTACGTCGTCGCGCGCCAGCTCCTTAACGTCGCCCGTTCTTTACCCGACTACCACCTCAAAATTCAGCAGAAGATGTCCACCGTCCACTCTTCCACCGAGCAGTCTTTCGAAAAGGCCATCATTGCCTTCGAAGACATCGGCGATGACTTCATCACCAGTGCGTTCACGCCAGCAGCAGCCGGAAACAATCAGCAGACGCCCACTCAAATCCAACCCGTTCGCATCATCGATCCCGACCGAAGCCAGCTCCAGGCGACCGCTGAGCTTCTCATGCGCTTCCTACGTCCCATAGGAACCGTAGGCGTCGTCATCGTCTTCACCATCTACCTCCTGATGAAGCGCGAAGACCTGCGCCACCGCATCCTCCTTCTCGCCGGCATGGGCCGCATTAGTCTCATGACCCAGGCTCTTCAAGAAGCCGCGACACGCATCAGTCAGTACCTCTTCTTTCAGGCTGCAGTCAACGCCTCTTACGGAATCCTCTTCGGCTCCGGCCTCTATCTCATCGGCGTTCCCGACGCCACACTCTGGGGAGTCCTCGCCGGCATCCTCCGCGTCGTCCCCTACGTCGGGACCGCCACCAGCCTCGCTCTACCACTCATCGTCTCCGTCGCCGTCTCCAGCTCCTGGCTGCCGCCCATCCTCATCCTCGCACTCTTCCTCGCACTCGAACTCTCCGCCACCAACTTCGTCGAACCCTGGCTCTACAGCTCGCGAACCGGCATCTCGTCTCTCGCACTCCTCGCCATGGCCATCTTCTGGGCACTCCTCTGGGGATGGCCCGGCCTCATCCTCTCCACCCCACTCACAGTCTGCATCGTCGTCATCGGCCGACACGTCCCGCAGATGTCCTTCCTCCACACCCTCCTCGGCACCGACGCCGAACTCTCCACCGAAGCCCACTTCTACGAGCGCCTTCTTGCCATGGATCAGCGCGAAGCCCACGCCATCGCCACCCAGTTCCTTGAAGGCAAGCCCCTCGTCGAACTCTACGACGCCGTCCTCATCCCCGCTCTATCGCTCGTCGAACAAGACCGACACCAGGGAAACCTCGACGATGTCCGCTGCAACTTCTTCTTCCTCAGCATCGGCGAACTTGTATCCGAACTCACTGATTACAAGCAGAAACTCCCCGCCAACTCGATAGCCGTTACGCCGTATCCGTCTCGCTCGGTCAAAGCACAGGAGTTCGCCGTCGTCTGCATCTCAGCCAGCGATCAGGCCGACGAACTCACAGCTCAAATGCTCGTCCAACTCATGGAGCGCTCCAACCACCAGACCCTCCTCCTCTCCGCGAACTCGGTCTCCACCGAGATCCTCGACTCGCTCGCCGAAGAGTCCAACACCGTCATCTTCATCTCGGCCCTGCCGCCCTTCGCCTTCTCGCAGGCCCGCGCCATCTGCCAGCGCGTTCGTGCACACCTGCCCAACAACCGCATCGTCATTGGCCTCTGGAACACCACCAATGATCCCGACCAAACCCCCGAGCAAACCATCGAGCGCTTCGGCAGCGGCAAACCCACGGTAGTCGTCAACACTCTCGCTCAGGCCCTCCAACAAGTCGCGCAGTGGCATCAGCCATTCTCCGGCTTCTACTCCATCCAAAGGTGA
- a CDS encoding nucleoside hydrolase, producing the protein MIRKFISFCLLLLCAMLPVLASAQARRLVLIDQDGSGPAGSNQMAMMVLLQSPHAEVLGITMVSGNAWEPEEVQHTLRMLELIHRTDVPVLPGAIFPLVRTEQESKIQQQLYGTFPWYGAWGDLGTNTSRQAYHGPYVVPKLVEGEPTIKPSAEDAVHFLIQQVHAHPHQVTIYAAGPLTNIALAISIDPHFAELTQGIVIMGGSLAPKTDDPEFANNPRHEFNFWFDPEAAHITLRAHWPRIDLTTVDISIKTAFTKEMLKDIAGSPNPAAQYLAKYTGEFYYLWDELAAVAWLDPTIITKEQQLYVDVDLTRGPFYGDTLSWTAANKPELDVQLVHVQTDLDLSRFNKLFIDLMKAPPQIVSAMK; encoded by the coding sequence ATGATCCGAAAATTTATCTCCTTCTGTCTCCTGTTGCTTTGTGCCATGCTGCCGGTGCTCGCGAGTGCCCAGGCCAGGCGCTTGGTTCTCATCGATCAGGATGGGTCCGGTCCCGCTGGCTCCAATCAGATGGCGATGATGGTGCTATTGCAATCTCCGCATGCTGAGGTGCTCGGCATCACGATGGTCAGTGGAAACGCATGGGAGCCGGAAGAAGTTCAGCACACGCTACGCATGCTTGAACTCATCCATCGAACGGATGTTCCAGTTCTCCCAGGCGCAATCTTTCCGCTCGTCCGCACCGAGCAGGAGTCGAAGATTCAACAACAGCTCTATGGCACCTTTCCTTGGTACGGTGCATGGGGCGATCTCGGCACGAACACCAGCCGTCAGGCATATCACGGCCCCTACGTTGTGCCCAAATTGGTGGAGGGCGAACCCACCATCAAGCCATCTGCAGAGGATGCGGTTCACTTCCTCATTCAGCAGGTGCACGCACACCCACACCAGGTAACGATCTATGCTGCCGGTCCTCTCACCAACATCGCGCTGGCAATCTCCATCGATCCCCACTTCGCAGAACTCACCCAGGGCATTGTGATTATGGGCGGAAGCCTTGCTCCGAAGACCGACGATCCCGAGTTCGCCAACAACCCACGCCACGAGTTCAACTTCTGGTTCGACCCCGAGGCTGCACATATCACGTTGCGCGCACACTGGCCGCGTATCGATCTCACGACCGTCGACATCTCCATAAAAACCGCCTTCACAAAGGAGATGCTGAAAGACATCGCTGGCTCGCCAAATCCCGCCGCCCAGTACCTCGCCAAATACACAGGTGAGTTCTACTACCTATGGGACGAACTCGCTGCCGTTGCCTGGCTCGATCCAACGATCATCACCAAGGAGCAGCAACTGTATGTAGATGTCGACCTAACGCGAGGGCCGTTTTATGGCGATACTCTATCGTGGACTGCGGCGAATAAGCCCGAACTCGATGTGCAGCTCGTTCATGTTCAAACTGATCTCGATCTCTCACGGTTCAATAAACTATTTATCGACCTCATGAAGGCGCCTCCTCAGATCGTCTCTGCGATGAAGTAA
- a CDS encoding M20 family metallopeptidase, which yields MNVAAIYNQVEKQNVLMRTNLEKLVRQESPSEDRQAVNAAMALMARWSEALSARLKRHKQTQFGDILELRFGRSRKGQKPILLLGHLDTVWPIGTLASMPWRVAEGRYWGPGVLDMKAGVIMALTALSTLRELELERPVTLLLNSDEEVGSTVSRAITERLALESAAVFVLEPAQGLAYKTARKGVGQYHVEVTGVGAHSGVDFERGHSAVLELAKLVQTISNFTNLGRKLTVNCGVIAGGTRSNVVPSHAFTEVDVRIAKASDAVYVEKLFRSLKVSDPKCTLTITGGMNRPPMERKAGTIALLKKARQIAAELGFSLEEAATGGGSDGNFTAALGVPTLDGMGAVGDGAHAAHESVVIEHLVPRTALLAAMIASIE from the coding sequence ATGAACGTTGCCGCGATTTATAACCAAGTCGAAAAACAAAACGTTCTCATGAGGACCAACCTCGAAAAGTTAGTGCGGCAGGAGTCCCCAAGTGAGGACCGACAAGCGGTTAACGCAGCGATGGCTCTCATGGCACGTTGGTCTGAGGCACTGAGTGCCCGGCTTAAGCGCCATAAACAAACCCAATTCGGTGACATTTTAGAGCTGCGTTTTGGCCGTTCTCGCAAAGGGCAGAAGCCCATCCTTCTGCTCGGCCACCTCGACACCGTCTGGCCGATCGGAACGTTGGCGTCAATGCCTTGGCGCGTCGCTGAAGGACGTTATTGGGGCCCGGGGGTGCTTGACATGAAAGCCGGGGTTATCATGGCGCTAACGGCTCTAAGTACCTTACGCGAGTTAGAGTTAGAACGACCCGTCACCCTTCTGCTGAATAGCGATGAGGAGGTTGGAAGCACTGTTTCGCGGGCTATTACTGAGCGTCTGGCCCTTGAATCGGCTGCGGTGTTCGTTCTGGAGCCGGCTCAGGGCTTGGCCTACAAGACCGCCAGGAAGGGAGTAGGCCAATATCATGTTGAAGTTACGGGAGTTGGGGCACATAGCGGAGTCGACTTTGAACGAGGTCATTCCGCGGTTCTAGAGCTGGCTAAGCTGGTGCAAACCATCTCGAACTTCACCAATTTAGGGCGCAAATTGACGGTAAATTGTGGTGTTATCGCTGGTGGAACGAGGTCGAATGTGGTCCCTTCACACGCCTTCACCGAAGTCGACGTGCGAATTGCAAAGGCTAGCGATGCAGTGTACGTCGAAAAACTTTTTCGGAGCCTGAAGGTGTCCGATCCAAAGTGTACGCTCACGATCACCGGCGGAATGAATCGCCCTCCCATGGAGCGCAAAGCTGGAACGATTGCGCTATTGAAAAAAGCACGGCAAATCGCCGCTGAGCTTGGGTTTTCGCTAGAGGAAGCCGCGACCGGCGGCGGCTCAGACGGGAACTTCACCGCAGCGCTGGGTGTCCCGACGCTCGACGGGATGGGAGCAGTTGGCGATGGGGCTCATGCGGCTCACGAATCGGTGGTCATCGAGCACCTTGTGCCACGGACGGCCTTGCTGGCAGCGATGATTGCCAGCATCGAGTAA